The following DNA comes from Flavobacterium sp. N3904.
AAACCGATAAAAAACAATGGAACAGAAAAACCAAAAACTTCAGAAAATACCAAAATTCAAGTGGCTCTTTTACTAGACACTTCCAACAGCATGGACGGATTAATCGATCAAGCCAAATCGAGACTTTGGAATATTGTCAACACCTTGACTACTCTAAAATATTCAGGCAAAACTCCGGATATCGAAATTGCGTTGTATGAATATGGCAACGACGGTTTGGCACAACAATCCAATTACATTCGACAAGTTACGCCACTCACCACCGACTTGGACTTGATTTCTGAAAAATTATTTGCTCTAAAAACCAATGGGGGCAACGAATATTGCGGAGCCGTAATTCAAGATGCCACTCAAAAATTACAATGGGGCAAAGCAAACAGTAATATGAAACTCATCTACATTGCTGGAAACGAAGCTTTCAACCAAGGCGGAATAAACTACAAAGAAGCCATAAGCGACGCTATGAAAAACGATATTTATGTGAACACTATTTTCTGCGGAAGCAGTACGGAAGGTATTAACACCTTTTGGAAAGACGGAGCCGATTATGGAAAAGGAAAATACTTCAACATTGATTCCAACTTATCAGTTCAATCCGTATCAACGCCTTATGACGATCAAATATCCAAATGCAACGTAAAAATTAATAACACCTACATTGGTTATGGAGCAAAAGGTTCTTCCAAAAAAATGAATCAGGAAGCACAAGACAAAAATGCACAAGGAGTTTCCTCTGCAAATTATGCCGAGCGTGCCGTAAGCAAATCCAAAGCAGTATACAAAAATGAAAGCTGGGACTTAGTTGACAAGGTAAAAGAAGACCCAAAAGCCATTGCAAAAATTAAAAAAACAGAATTACCAGTTGAACTTCAAAACAAATCGGAAGCCGAAGTGGAAGTGATTGTTACCCAAAAAGCTAAAGAAAGAGAGATAATCCAAAAAGAAATTGGGGAATTGGCCAAAAAACGCCAACAATATATTGATACCGAAGCCAAAAAAACAAAATCACAAGACGATTTGGGAAATGCAATCAATACTTCAATTGTAGCTTTAGCGAAAGCAAAAGGCTATACGGTGGAGCAATAAAAAAATTTCAACATATAAGTCATATAAAAGCAGTAAAGTCTTTAACTTATTTATATGACTTATATATTTAAAAAACACGTTATTTGTAATAGATATCTTCTAAAAATTAAAACACCTACTTATGCTTAAAAAAACAGTATTATCTGCCTTTTTATTGGTTACCGCTATTGCTTTGGCACAAAAACCAATTTTCACCACCGCCAAAGTAAAAGCAGCAACAGTGTATTTTAATGCTGCCGAAATTTCGCAAACCACCAACGTAAATCTACCGCTGGGAACGAGTGAAATTGTTATCAAAAACGTAGCTGTTGACTTAAATGAAAATTCGGTTCAAATAGGTGCACCAGCATCTGTAACAGTACTTTCTGTTCAATTCACCAATGATTATGTTTCGGAATATGAAATAGATTTAAAATCGCCCGCCTTAAAAAAAGTAAAAGACAGTATTATTTTGGTACAAAAAGAGATTTTAAAAATAGGTAATACCAAAAATGCGGAAACCAAAACACTGGCTCTTTTAGACAAAAACCAACAAGTTTCAGGAGTAAATTCGGGTTTGAATGTGATGGAATTAATGAAAATGGTCGAGTATTACAAAGCCAAACAGACCGAAATCGCCAATACCATAAATGCGTTAACCGAAAAAGAACAAAAACTGAATGAGATCCTTCAAAAACTGAACAACAAACTCGAAGTAGATACGAGCAAAGAAGAGAAAACCTCATCTGGAAAATTGATTGTTCAAGTGATGAATAATTTGGCTGGAGCCGTTCCGCTAGATATTACTTATTTGTCGAATAATGCTTCTTGGACTCCTTTTTATGATTTACGTACCGAAAGTGTAACAGCTCCAATCAATATGATGTACAAAGCACAGGTTATTCAAAACACAGGAATCGATTGGAAAAAAGTAAAACTAACTTTGTCCAGCGGAGTTCCCAATCAAAACAATCAAGCGCCTTTGTTGAATTCTTGGTTCTTGAATTACAGGCCGAATCTGAGTGAAGTTGTTGTTACTGGGTATGGCATAAAGCGTGACAAAAAATCATTGGGTTATGCATCAAATGTTCAAAATGATATGGACGCCAAA
Coding sequences within:
- a CDS encoding vWA domain-containing protein: MKSTLFISALLATTLSFASCNSSNAKPIKNNGTEKPKTSENTKIQVALLLDTSNSMDGLIDQAKSRLWNIVNTLTTLKYSGKTPDIEIALYEYGNDGLAQQSNYIRQVTPLTTDLDLISEKLFALKTNGGNEYCGAVIQDATQKLQWGKANSNMKLIYIAGNEAFNQGGINYKEAISDAMKNDIYVNTIFCGSSTEGINTFWKDGADYGKGKYFNIDSNLSVQSVSTPYDDQISKCNVKINNTYIGYGAKGSSKKMNQEAQDKNAQGVSSANYAERAVSKSKAVYKNESWDLVDKVKEDPKAIAKIKKTELPVELQNKSEAEVEVIVTQKAKEREIIQKEIGELAKKRQQYIDTEAKKTKSQDDLGNAINTSIVALAKAKGYTVEQ
- a CDS encoding DUF4139 domain-containing protein, with translation MLKKTVLSAFLLVTAIALAQKPIFTTAKVKAATVYFNAAEISQTTNVNLPLGTSEIVIKNVAVDLNENSVQIGAPASVTVLSVQFTNDYVSEYEIDLKSPALKKVKDSIILVQKEILKIGNTKNAETKTLALLDKNQQVSGVNSGLNVMELMKMVEYYKAKQTEIANTINALTEKEQKLNEILQKLNNKLEVDTSKEEKTSSGKLIVQVMNNLAGAVPLDITYLSNNASWTPFYDLRTESVTAPINMMYKAQVIQNTGIDWKKVKLTLSSGVPNQNNQAPLLNSWFLNYRPNLSEVVVTGYGIKRDKKSLGYASNVQNDMDAKGQMEAQPIMQSESTISNYTTVSENQLNVSFDIDIPYDILSNGKVHSVSLKEIKLPASYKFYAVPKAEKDAFLLAEIIDYSKYNLLRGEANIIFEGMYVGKTFIEPSQTSDTLSLSMGRDKKVTIKREKVVDQSGTKFLSSKKEQTFTFDITIRNNKKEAIEMLLKDQYPLSSNKDIEVELLQSDNAKVNLETGILSWQLQMKPNETKKIRISYKVRYPKDQVIENL